CAGGTTCTTTTCTATAAAAGCACAAAGTTAACAGATAAATGTCATTCAACTGAAGGAGTTTCTTTTTCAACGAGGGCCCCGCGTGTTAAATTTCTGAgtacaaagacagacaaaggagACAAAGTGGGGATTAacagtcattaaaaaaagggcagaaacaaagtgtgtctgcagctgtaaGGACTTAATAGAGccagaaaagaaatgaataaatgaataaatggagaTGTACATCACAGAGCACAGCACACAGTCAATAACCCTGGTACGATGAGAGGATTTAAAACTCAATTCTGTGATATTACGTTTAACTGCTTTAAATTTACCATACAAACACTAAAATAGTATGAATCTTCTCATCTGCCAACAAATATATTACATGTACATCATACATTTCCCTTGCAAATATGTAAAGCCTACACCTATAAAGTGCTGTTAACGCTGTAATCTTACCAACAACATTCACAGTCAGCGTGATAGGACCAGCCTTGTCGGATGCTTTTTGCTGCCAGTGACCGTCGCGATCCAACTGGTATTGATCCACCTGGCACTGGAAGGTCCCACTATCTGCCTCGTGTGCCCTTTGAATCTTGAGGTAGAAGCTGCTCTGAGTGGGTCTGTAGAGATGAAGCCGCCCCTGCAGTCCCACGAGGGCCTGGTTCTCCGGGTACCTGAGCAGGCCGGTGTGATCGAGCTCTACGAGGGGGACATTTGTGAGGGGGGAACCGTTTCCAGAGTACAGCCAAGCAACTTTGTAGAAGAAAGAAGGGCCGAGTGCGCCGGAGATGATGTTACACTGGAGCTCTACCTCTCCCCCCTCTGTGGTGATCAACTGCTGATGCTCGTTCACCTCCCACTGAAGATCGTTGGCTGGAGAACGAAAGGAAGCAGAGAGGTGAAACCTGAGAACTTCACTGTATTTAAAGATGTGGTAATTAGATTTGTTATATGGTTAAAGCAGCAGTAGGTaggatcactggaaaaaaacagtggatTGTTTAGTTTTATCTGAAGATTATATAATACATTTGAGACCTTTAGATCTGTAATCTGTGATCTGATTAACCAAAAGGAGTATTTGATaaagacattcaaataaaatccTGCCTGTGAGCAAATGGTAAACAAACTCACCTGGCTCAACAACTTTCACCTCCGTGATTTGGGACACTGGCGAGAGCTCATACCAATTACCACGGGGATCCTGCAGCCATTCCACCACCTCACATATGTATGAGCCGTCATCCGAGAGCTGAGCCTGCCGTACTGTCAACTCAAAACTCGGGCCCTTAGTGCGTCTCATGCTGATACGTTGTCTGCTACTCGGCTCTACCTGGGTCCCAAATGTTACTAAGGCCTCGCGGTCTGAGCTTATAATTGTCTTATTTTCTGCCTGGTGATGGCGCAACCATGTGACAGCATAGCGAGGAAATGTGAGGGGGTCTGAACTAAGTGAGCACTTTATTTCTATGTCACCGTTGATGTGTCTTGTCAAGGTACGGGGAGAGGTAAGAATGAGTTTGCTCActaggagaaagaaagagagagagagagagacaaatgttATAAACTGAGCTTTTACCCAGAGTTGTTCTACATGTTGCAAATCTAAATGATACCTGGGTTCTGCACCATCACAGCCACTTGGTTGGATTCAGGCAGCTTCTTGTGCACATTCTCAACAAAGACTGATGCCCGGCACTGGTACATCCCTGCCTCCCTGTGGCTTGCACCGTTGATGAGCAGATAGTGCTGGACTTCATTCCGTTTGTTCTCCACTTTCACCTGGTAGCCCTGCTGATCGCCAGACCAGCTGATGCCGCCATCGTAGTACAGTGTCAGGATGTTGTCTACAGTGGAGGCGTCGCGCCGCAGGCTCCAAATCAGCGTGACTGGCACACGAGGCCCTTGGACTCGGCACAGCAGCTCGACGTTCTCACCAACAGTGACACTGGATTTGCGGGTTATCAGACGCACAGTCACGGACGACTCTGTGGAGTGACAAAGGAGAAGTTAGCGATCATGCTGTCGTCAGCAGTCTGTGAGGGGTTTTGATAAAAAAGGGATGTGGGGAAACACATGTGCTTGCACTGGAACACATGTTACCACATAATGTGTCTATAGTAACTAAAATATACTGAAAATAAGCAATTCATCGAGTACCTCTCTCATCATATCAATCTAACAGTTGAAGTTTAACCATCaattgagaaaatcagttttCCTTCTTTAATGCAACAACTGCATATTAACAAAACAGCTTAAAAGGCCTCAGCTAATTAAAAAGACCTCTGGTAACAAGTTTAAGTTTCAGATTATGGAGCGACGACACACTTGGTAACTGGAACATACTCTGTCAACATCCTTTTTTGTTTGCCTTGTAGAACTTGTgtcacgcagacagacagacagacagacagacagacagacagacatcttACCTATAGGAGTCACTGTCACAGTGGTAGTTTGCGACTGGCTGTAGATCTTGCTATTGCTTTTCCATTCAGACACAGTACAGCGGTAAACACCTGAATCGGTGGGCGTGACCTCATCAAGCTCTAGAGTGAAGGTGTCGGGGGCTGGACGCGTTGCTTTTACTCCGCGACTCAGGAACTCCCCCTCCGTCTCTGAAACACCCTCGCGACTCAGACTGATGACATCCCGAAATAGTGTAGTCGCTGTGGATGTGGTTGACCTGTGATGCCAGGTGACCGAGagctgacctttaaccccatccaCTTTGCAGGTGAGCTTCAGCCTGTCACCTTCGTTAATATTCACCAAGGGCTGCATTTCAACCGAGAGTCCACTTTCtgtaacaaaagaaaagaaaaaagactaaTGGCATTgcagtgtttgaaaaaaaacaaaaaaaacaataataaaaacccATGATATATCAGAATTAATTGATTAAAggtcagtgtgtaagaatgagtctTATCTTATGGTGAGAATGCAGAGAGCAACAAATAATGTGCATATAATTGGCATAAGAccaattgatttttatttaaaagtgattatacaccTGTAACTCACCTTTGGTAACTTATTACATTTCTGATGGACCTATAAATTACACAGTATTTGAGAGTAAACCCTGGATAAATGacgtgtgtgtttcagtcagtGTGGGCTTATTTACTGACAGACCTGTGGCTGAGATGATGATTCGCTGGGGGCCAGATTTCTGGACTGCTCCTTGTATAAAGGCACCATCCTGGCCTTTGTCCCGGTGCCATGCCTGACAGAAATACTCTCCCTGGTCCTCTGTTCTGACAGGCTGCAGTATGAGACGGTAATGTCTGTCCTCGATTCGGGCAGCCCTGagctctccttccctctctcggCCACTGTATTCAGGCCCCACAGACAGGACACCTGTCGGCCCGATGCGTGCCAGCTCGACACTTCCCTGGAGCCAAGCTACAGTGAGGAGCCTTTCCTCTAGATTGGCCGCGTCTACGTTGCAGGACAGCGAGAGCTCCTGCCCCTCCTGCAGAGTCGTCTGCTGTGCCGAGATTCTCACCACCAGAGAGGACGTGTCTGGCATCACCTCTACTCAAagcaagaaaataatcacagtgagacaaattTGCACTCggatgcacacacactcgcaaAAAGCCACGAGGgctgcagagaggaaaataagaaGTGAATCTCTCAAGTTATGCAATTAAGGTGTAACAGTTGATTTGAGAGTGGCTTCTAACCTCTGGCTTTGACGTTCAGAGTTGTTTTCTCTGCATCCTTCTGCGTGATAGTGTACCAGGAACGATCAGGATCTTGGATCCACTCCTGTGCCTGACAGAAGATCTTCCCTCGGTCTGACACCTCCAGCTGAGACATTGTCAGCTTATACGTGGCCTCTCCAGTTTTATCTAACCTTATGTGACCAGCATGGTAACGCTCTTCAAACCCCTGGCCTGGGCTCAGTGTGAAATCTCTGTCCAAAGAAATGATGGGCTTGGCGTCTTCCTCGACGTCTTTAAGGAGATACCAGGCAAAAGACAGATGGGTGTGCTGGATGGTGTTGCTGGAGGCTTGGCACGTTAAAGTGAGAGCATCACCCTCATTATAGCTCAGAGATGTGGAGACAGATGATGAAACACTTAAGGAGTTGTCGATCACTGtggcacaaacacaagaaacaaatgAATCTCACAAGACAGAGGCACAGTTTCATTtgaaagaagaataaaattGAATCAGTTTGACAGACGAATGCTAACCCGTTACCTTTAACTGTCGCCTTAGCGTTGTATACTCCATCATAAACAGATTCCGAGTTGACCACAAAACATTCATAGTCCCCTTCATCGCCTTTCTGTAGACTTTGTATCTCAAAGACGACAGAGTTTGGAGACGCGTGTCTCAGAGTAATGTCCCCGCTCCTCACGCGTCGGCTGTACATGGCATATGCAAAGTCTTGGTCGTGGGTACTGATGATGTTGAACGCAAACTGGGGTTTGTCAGGCTTTGTGATCATGAATTGAAATTCTTTCAGAGTCTCAGTGCTGGTAAAGCCGCTCACGTTGCAGGAGATGGAGAGTGGAGTCCCCAGCACGCGATACAGAGGCCCAGCTTGTATTTTCGTGTGCACTTTGGCTTTCCCTGTGTGAAGTGCAGAAACAGAAGACTTGAAGCTTTAAACTCTTCTTTCCGGTCCCTAACATTTGTCTCATCGTGACACAGAGGTGTGAGACATAGGcacaatatacagtagattACAATATATTACATGAGTCCTTCATTTTTCAAGACATGAACTATATGTCGTGTAAAGTATGTATTTAGGTGCCtatattttcattcaaattgttcaacttttttgattttacggAAAATCTAAAAGAATGTCATAGGTGAATCAGTAATTGTGCATTTCTGctatttttattaatccccttagggaaagtattcctctgcattttgacccatcctagttaggagcagtgggctgccacactgagtggcgcccggggagcattgggggttgggtaccttgctcaggggtaccccagccctttttggccgggtggggatttgaaccggcgaccctccggttacaagtcaagttccctttccacttggccacgggctgccccttatatatatatataaatatatataaatatatatatatatatatataaataaatatataataaaagaatTTTAAATGCATCAGATACATTTACAGTTTAGTTCAATGTAGTATATATTCACAACACATTTAGAAGAATAGAAATCGcctttgtgtatatatatatatatatatatgtatatttaactCAAATGCAACTGCAGAAATTAAATGATCTACTTACCACTGTGCAGAAGTAAACCCAGACAGAAGAGTAGACTGCTCCAGTGAAATGAGAGCATGTAATGCCCCATCCTGAACTGACTTAAGAAGCAACACAGTGTTCACACCACAGGAGCACTCGGTACCACTGAGTggaaatctgtctttgtcttcatAAAGGGAGGCATTTAAGTGGTTTATGTTTCCGTTTGTATAACAAGAGGAAGTCCTAAAGGTTTCGACAGCCTGTAACAACAGCTTGaggataaaaacacactcacacctgagaCTGAATATGGTTTGTTAAAATTCACAGTATGGGCTGACGTTATGGTTTGGCAGCATCATCAAATGTGACGTCCTGATACATATGTACAATattgtgcaatttcaacaaagttgttgttgttttcatgtctcttAAATTCGATGCTGATTGGGATTTGGATTggtgatgtgactgaaagttggtcttacaCAAATTGTCACATGTGGATGTAATACTCAAGCATGTATTGAACAAACCTGGCAGAATAGATGTTTTtgcacagcagatatttgttgtCACGaaacatgaagacaaacacaggcTTTactaataacattaattagggtttcACTCGGGTTTTTAGAAACACAAGGTTGTGCTATTGCTCCAGTGTAAAGGCAGTTATTAAGGGTAATTCTTGATACTTAAACCTGTatgcactgttttgttttttttttgttttttttccagaaagaAATTGTTATTAAAAACTGAAcacatgtttcctgtgttttctggatgtgttccaatacaATGATTGacatacatgtatactgtatgatCCTGTTTATCAGGGATCATACAATTAATACTTAATACATACTGTAACGTGTTCTGAAAGACAAAGTCTGGGGTTCTTTGTTTTGCCAGGAAACAGCTCGGTCAAATTTTGACCTATTTACTGAAGCAGGAAACAGGTAAGTGATAACACTGTGATTCAAAAAATATGTTGACGCAATACTGCCACTTGGTGGAGAAGACAAAAACCTtctgttgctgcagcagcagctacgTGTGTGTCATGTTCACATCTTAGCTCCATAATaaacttattttaatatttttttgaagAGGAAATTCAAAATTTGACGTGTTCACAAATTacaacagataaaaataaataaagatgtaagtacacaataatgtaaatataataaatcaCATGTGTATCAGtaatataaacattaaacaggttttttgaatattttttaaatacatatatatataaatattcaaaaacttgtttaaaactaaaaatggtATTGctatttgttatttgtatacCTTTTATAGCCTTATCACCTTTTTATACACATATCTGAGCCAGAACACTGGGCTTGTCTTGAGAAGTCAAAAATGAATCAAGCacaacattcaaccactaaaactattttttttctgttcaggaatgcacaAGTAAATTAATCTAATTTGACATTTCAAGAAATACTAATGagctttacttttttttccagattttttttatgtaaaaaaatccAATTGGAAACAATAATAGTTATAttttagcaaaaaaaacataatttccatTAAAGAGCTTCTATAtgctggtgtattaaccattacataATTGcagctgtatatatatatatatacatacatacatacatataaatatacacataaatatatagatgtatatatgaGAGTAACTGAATATATTCCATGATAGCATTAGTAATAAACAGcaaatatgattaaaatatgttatacaatataatatataatgttagATAGTTCCATTAACTTTGTGGTCATCATGAGCAGTAGTATTAGCATCTCAGTGGTGAAAACGAAAGCTGACGTAAAGCATGAGCAGCggctgtcctccattttgtgcCACTGTGACGAGTGATGACAGTTAAGAGGCGAGACCTGCTTGAGACCACTAAGCATACAGGAAGTATATAAATtgagtttttggtttttggtagTTGTGGCCATTTAATGAAATCTAGTGAAGGAAACCAGCTGTCTGTAGTGCTGAATAAAGAGCTGGGTAACTAAGAGGAACTGAACTTGACACAACAAGAGGAAGTGTATGAAGCATTGCTGCATGTGCATGTTCCTCGCAGAACAGAAATAGGAAGTATGAAGAGCACAGGAAAAAACTTGTTGTGATCACAAACCACAGGGGGGTTATATTCGTCGTCTTCTTACGAGTGCAGGTGCACCTAAAAGACGCAGCATGTTGTTGTGAGGCGAGCAAGTGGCTACTGAACGTCTGAGAAGATGACTGACTCACTGGAGAAGACCACTGACTGTCCCTTGCCTCTTCATGGAGACAACTCCAGTCCagatgaggagggagagaacCTCACGGCAGAGAATGAGTTATGCTGGGAAGATGGAGGTCTACCAATTGAGCTACAGAGAGGTTTGGAGTCTCTGCGAGTCAATAAAGATCTAACTGATGTGATTCTGAGTGTTCAAGGACATGACTTCCCTTGCCATAGAGCCATTCTTGCTGCTGCCAGTCATTACTTCAggtaaaacaacaaagcactgtccttttagtattattattattgttattattattgttgttgttgttattattattttttttattgttgtgatgAGACTGCTGGTTTTACTAAATGAATGTGATgtcatgaatgtttttttaggGCGATGTTTTGCAGTGGTCTGAAGGAAAGTCATGAGGAGCTTGTCCAAATAAAGGGGTTGGACAGTGGGACCATGCGCTTTCTCCTGGAGTACACCTACACCAGCCGAGCCCTCCTCACGCAAGCAAATGTCCAGGGAATCCTAGAGGCTGCCAGTCAATTTCAGGTAAAATGACAGGAACCACAAAACGGCATCTTGATCCTAATTACGTAATACAATTGTTGGTAAAGAGTACAACATTTTTAGCTGTATTGTATTACCTAATCGTACAACAAAGATTAAATGAAAGACTAATATTAGGAAGACATAAATCCAACTAAAtagaaaatgttacatttattttgctCGTCTAAAAAGGGTTGTATTCGCAAGTTATGCTCACTGCTAGTGACATTGACTGTGGAAGGtattgtaatgtttgtgtgtcatcaaAGATGATCATTTAACCTGGAAATCTCCGATTATTGCTGCAAAGCGAAGGCGTTACACAAAGTAAAGTATGTACTGAATGTTTCATATCTGACACACTGTGTAGAcagttggacacacacacacatacacacatgttttgTATTACAGGAGAAAACTATAAGACTCATTTTGTAGTAAACGCTATAAATAAACACTATATATAATTTGATGATCTGCTATATAACTGCAAATAATGTAGTCGCATAAGAAAATTCTTCAAAGCAACTAACAgaaaaaaattggaaaaagaTAAGTGTTTTTACGAGGTTTTACGAACAAATTGAGATTACAAGGGAATCACAATCAgttacaaaaaaagtcattgatATTGacatcttttcttcttcctactccttttcattcttttcaatTTTTTGGCATTGCTATTTCGGTTAGAAAGATTTGTTTGAtaggttgattttttttttttttaaacgaatgaaataaagttgacagaaacaaacaaaggtcTTTCATAATaccaattattttttaaaggtcaCTGGAGAGATTAGAGAGGATTTTACACTGTCAGGGTAAAATCAACTGATCACTGGGCCGACATCCAGAGACACAcaatcattcacactcacattcacacttacaGGCAATTTAGAGCCTCTAATGGACTTAACTGCGTTTGTTTGGGAGGAGGCCAAAGAATCCGAGGAAACCCCGCAGCCATGGGGAGATGGCTAACGATGCAAACTCCGTACAGGAGAGCTTCAGGCCGAaaactgggatttgaaccaggaATGTTCTTGCTgtgaacatgcacacatttaaaaagtctgtATGACACATACTGTAATAAAGAGCAGGGAAACGAAGGAACATATTTTGGTTGTTTCCGATGCATTTTCAGATGCgtcacacaaagaaagagagaagtgaaAGTTGCCAGTTGTTTACACTTAGGatcatttttccacacacaggCGTAATTTAACTACACAGCTGTGAGGCAGGTGTTTTTGTACTTCTATTTTTGTAACAAAcagttttggggttttttcatGTTGAAGATAAAAAGCTCAAGCTGCAATGGGGGTCCTCACTTCTTCAATAGACTTGTGGTTTAGGACTGATAGATCAGAATTATAATCAGATTAAGGTGTGGTATAAAGTGAAATTACAGTGCAACGTTTTTATAAATTCAGTGTTTGTTAGTAGTGGTGCTGTTGTGCACTTAGGACGCCATGGTGGTTTGGTCTAATGTTCATTGTCgattatttactttttgtcatttgagGAGGCACACTAAAACTATAAACTACTTTAATAatttgatgtatatatatatatatacatcaataCTTTGATGTATATATCAGAGTGTGTACTCAAGTTTTACCTAAAAATGTAATCATGACCTGCTATAGGGGAATTTCTGTGgcgcactcacactcactcactccctcatactcattctctcacactcagggcatcaatatgactttattaaatgtcattaacTTACgttaactttgacatttttccttcctgatttctctttctctctgtgctcaTCTTGTAGTCTGCAgaatccagatccagtttcaaggctatttatattactattatcattTGCAGTACTAGTATAGCCATCATATGCGATGATTACATTGTGGTACTATAAACATTAGATTCAGAACTGTCCAGTCTAAACCTATAAGTCGATACAACTGTTATATAGCtcctttccctttctctcccccagctctcctctgtcccccattctcctttcaccccaaccaggtGAGGCAGCTGGCCTCACATGATTGAGTCTGGGTCTGTCCAAAATGTTTTCcagttaaaagggagtttttttctctctccactgatgactAGTGCTTgctcactgtgtgaactgttgggtttctcttctcgcTTTAATATTGTAATGGTTTCTGTCTTACTATGTACGGCGCCTTGGGATAATGGCGCTACACAAATAGAATTGAATTGATTTCCGTTCTTGCGTTCTCTCTTTCAGTTCCCACGTGTTGTAGATACATGTGCTGACTTTCTTGGCAAGTGTCTGCACCTAGAGAACTGCATTGGTATCCTGAATCTGGCTGAAAGTCACGCCTTGTCAGCGCTGAAGACCAGGGCTCAGGACTACATCACCTCTCAGTTCTCCCAGGTGGTTCAGCAGCAGGATTTCCTGGAGCTGCCAGCGGAATCGATGGAGAGTGTCCTACAGAGTGACAACCTTGATGTCAAGTGTGAGGAGTGTGTTTTTGAGGCATTCATGCATTGGGTTAGAGCCCGGCAGGACGAACGCTATCCCTTACTGGCCAAGTTACTCTCACATGTGCGACTGCCATTACTAAATCCAGCATATTTTGTGGAAAAAGTGGAGTCGGATAGCCTGATACGACAATGCAGTGAGGCCTTTCCTCTATTGCAAGAGGCCCGCAGTTATCACCTCTCTGGCACGGAGGTAAGTACACAGGGGAAACCTGTAGAGTATCATTAGGTCTGTCTAGGTCAGGAGTCTCCAACGAGTAGCTTGCGAGCTACCACTAGCTCCCAGTCCCTTAACGAGTAGCCAAAGGTTTCAATAATGAAACATGCCCCgcttacatttttatccaatcAAACTCAGGGGTGTCAAGCCCCTTCTAACACTAAATTATCATTTACCAATTATATGTCAAACAGTGGCGCTGCTGTCAGCTTGATGAGTGTGTCAAATAAAAGTTCAGACTGTCAGATTTACATTTATATGACACTTCAGTGGACGCCTCTCTTACTGACTCCATGCAGTGCCAGTCATCTCACTAAATGGAAATACTCCAggtagagatgttccgataccattttttccctcccgataccgagtccgatacttgtgctgtgggtatcggccgatacagagtaccaataccgataccagtgtctcggtactacgcctgcatgactgtgattatcattggtggtaaggtttggctcaggttgaaccctctgtaaaacatgaacgaatacagcaaatggacaccatttatttttaccagtgatatgttatttcgtttttcagcttgtacatttgttttgactctggtccaaatacagcagcactggcagagcttcatgtttccaagacgactgaccgggaaaggacgcgcATGACataatttttacatgactccagattgttaaaatgagtctctgaagtaacgctaaactttaaaaacagaggcatacatacgcaggacacaggtacacTGGTTAGTTgtcgcgctgctcttttcgtttaataagtgggccgctccagtttgactgtaggcgcgctaacggcgctagcgcagctaacaacgctaacggagctaactggtaaatactgccaaaccgcaaacatgatgagctaacgttagctccttgtctacaggtgtcgggtgatcagttcttcttcacacctctaaaacagcacagaaactgtttcaagagcggcgaagaagaaccgtgtcagagctaacggagctctaataaattacgtggtatcggatctgtgcatggactccagtactcactgataccgatgcccacattttcggcagtatcagaggcatttccgatactggtatcggaatcggaacaacacTAACTCCAGGAAACATCATACAGATGGGTACTCTTgtgaagtgacacagtgacatgtgggcagataaaaacaaaatgaaaagtgaataaGACAAAACGTTTGTGAAATGCATACAGAAATGCAAAATGCACATGgagctgaatttgatttttcACTCTAAATTCAagctttttcagtttgtttgggtTGAAATAGGTgacgtaaaaaaacaacccatgaGTAGCTCTcagccattttcattttgtcaaagtagctcacagaagaaaaaaggttgGAGACCCCTGTTCTAGGTAGTCTTAATGGTCAAAAGGTACATGATCATAGGGCAAATTAAAGGCACTAatctcaacaacaaaaaaaaacacttttttgtgtaGCTGATTGACTTTGTGATTAAAACACATCTAAAATCTTTTGTAGGTGGTCTCTGAACGAACCAAACCCCGTGTGCGGCACTTCCTCTCAGAGGTATTCCTGATAATCGGAGGCTGCACCAAAGATGAACGCTTCGTTTCCACTGTCACCTGTTTGGACCCCCTCAGACGCAGCAGACTCGAGGTTGCCCGGCTGCCGATGACAGAGATGGAGAATGAGTCGCAAAACCGAAAATGGGTGGAATTTGCTTGCATCACCTTCCGCAATGAACTGTATATATCTGGTGAGAAAAGCTAgtcaattcatttttttttcttcaattattACTTCCTATCGGGTGTAACCTCTACAGTACTGTTCAGAGACTGGTGGGTTGCTCTAATTGTTGAGCAAAAGCAAGAGCACAGATACTGTCATTGATAAGGATTCAGTGATGAGAAACTATAGTGTCTGTACTGTGGAGGGACCTTCTATAATGCGTCTGTTGTTGCAGGAGGTAAGGAGACACAGCATGATGTTTGGAAATACAACGGCGCCCTGGACAAGTGGATCCAAATTGAGCCCCTGTCAACTGGGCGATGGAGGCACAAAATGGCAGTTCATGGGGGGAAGGTTTATGCGCTAGGTGGATTTGATGGAGGTCAGAGGCTTGCAAGTGTAGAAGCCTATGATCCCTTTCACAATCGTTGGACACAGGTAAACAGCTGACTGGAAGCAAGATATAAGTCATATATCATCCTCTGTGTCCACCAAACCCAGCATATACCCTTGTTCTCATCA
Above is a window of Solea senegalensis isolate Sse05_10M linkage group LG2, IFAPA_SoseM_1, whole genome shotgun sequence DNA encoding:
- the LOC122784021 gene encoding immunoglobulin superfamily member 3-like isoform X2, which gives rise to MGHYMLSFHWSSLLFCLGLLLHSGKAKVHTKIQAGPLYRVLGTPLSISCNVSGFTSTETLKEFQFMITKPDKPQFAFNIISTHDQDFAYAMYSRRVRSGDITLRHASPNSVVFEIQSLQKGDEGDYECFVVNSESVYDGVYNAKATVKVIDNSLSVSSSVSTSLSYNEGDALTLTCQASSNTIQHTHLSFAWYLLKDVEEDAKPIISLDRDFTLSPGQGFEERYHAGHIRLDKTGEATYKLTMSQLEVSDRGKIFCQAQEWIQDPDRSWYTITQKDAEKTTLNVKAREVMPDTSSLVVRISAQQTTLQEGQELSLSCNVDAANLEERLLTVAWLQGSVELARIGPTGVLSVGPEYSGREREGELRAARIEDRHYRLILQPVRTEDQGEYFCQAWHRDKGQDGAFIQGAVQKSGPQRIIISATESGLSVEMQPLVNINEGDRLKLTCKVDGVKGQLSVTWHHRSTTSTATTLFRDVISLSREGVSETEGEFLSRGVKATRPAPDTFTLELDEVTPTDSGVYRCTVSEWKSNSKIYSQSQTTTVTVTPIESSVTVRLITRKSSVTVGENVELLCRVQGPRVPVTLIWSLRRDASTVDNILTLYYDGGISWSGDQQGYQVKVENKRNEVQHYLLINGASHREAGMYQCRASVFVENVHKKLPESNQVAVMVQNPVSKLILTSPRTLTRHINGDIEIKCSLSSDPLTFPRYAVTWLRHHQAENKTIISSDREALVTFGTQVEPSSRQRISMRRTKGPSFELTVRQAQLSDDGSYICEVVEWLQDPRGNWYELSPVSQITEVKVVEPANDLQWEVNEHQQLITTEGGEVELQCNIISGALGPSFFYKVAWLYSGNGSPLTNVPLVELDHTGLLRYPENQALVGLQGRLHLYRPTQSSFYLKIQRAHEADSGTFQCQVDQYQLDRDGHWQQKASDKAGPITLTVNVVGQSEPQCSSSTWIGIFVPLVICLLLVIFLLVLKICMNKVSGGKKSGQSLWVEDHPLNTKPSADE
- the LOC122784021 gene encoding immunoglobulin superfamily member 3-like isoform X1, which produces MGHYMLSFHWSSLLFCLGLLLHSGKAKVHTKIQAGPLYRVLGTPLSISCNVSGFTSTETLKEFQFMITKPDKPQFAFNIISTHDQDFAYAMYSRRVRSGDITLRHASPNSVVFEIQSLQKGDEGDYECFVVNSESVYDGVYNAKATVKVIDNSLSVSSSVSTSLSYNEGDALTLTCQASSNTIQHTHLSFAWYLLKDVEEDAKPIISLDRDFTLSPGQGFEERYHAGHIRLDKTGEATYKLTMSQLEVSDRGKIFCQAQEWIQDPDRSWYTITQKDAEKTTLNVKAREVMPDTSSLVVRISAQQTTLQEGQELSLSCNVDAANLEERLLTVAWLQGSVELARIGPTGVLSVGPEYSGREREGELRAARIEDRHYRLILQPVRTEDQGEYFCQAWHRDKGQDGAFIQGAVQKSGPQRIIISATESGLSVEMQPLVNINEGDRLKLTCKVDGVKGQLSVTWHHRSTTSTATTLFRDVISLSREGVSETEGEFLSRGVKATRPAPDTFTLELDEVTPTDSGVYRCTVSEWKSNSKIYSQSQTTTVTVTPIESSVTVRLITRKSSVTVGENVELLCRVQGPRVPVTLIWSLRRDASTVDNILTLYYDGGISWSGDQQGYQVKVENKRNEVQHYLLINGASHREAGMYQCRASVFVENVHKKLPESNQVAVMVQNPVSKLILTSPRTLTRHINGDIEIKCSLSSDPLTFPRYAVTWLRHHQAENKTIISSDREALVTFGTQVEPSSRQRISMRRTKGPSFELTVRQAQLSDDGSYICEVVEWLQDPRGNWYELSPVSQITEVKVVEPANDLQWEVNEHQQLITTEGGEVELQCNIISGALGPSFFYKVAWLYSGNGSPLTNVPLVELDHTGLLRYPENQALVGLQGRLHLYRPTQSSFYLKIQRAHEADSGTFQCQVDQYQLDRDGHWQQKASDKAGPITLTVNVVEKNLFIVMDEVERNVSRSQHFTVPCHISSQSSSESKFQVTWLWQRDSETEQRPIFTAYRNATLQDRFDNGDQLRFGHRLPNQFSLTVMKPVPENSGRYSCEVEEWLPSLSRGWRKVAVEKSGYMTVHVFPGGQSEPQCSSSTWIGIFVPLVICLLLVIFLLVLKICMNKVSGGKKSGQSLWVEDHPLNTKPSADE